The Burkholderia mayonis genome window below encodes:
- a CDS encoding PqiC family protein — protein sequence MTARSLRPARLACAALAAAAAATLAACSSSPPARFYTLDAAAATAATAQNASANPAFLIQVPSIGVPEQVAKNQLVVQKNAAQVDVLEEERWASPPADEIRRALSSALTRRLDTIDVADAAYPANVPVYRVSVNIQRFESWPGKHAALAAVWSVRALPSQAVMTCRTDVIEPVQSGYDALVAGHRQAIGELADRIAAGVRAMAAARAPVAARAATNGAAAKKATTATKDAAANDASSLATPVVRCPASPSAADTQRVGDAR from the coding sequence ATGACCGCACGCTCGCTCCGGCCGGCGCGCCTCGCGTGCGCCGCGCTCGCCGCCGCGGCGGCGGCCACGCTCGCGGCGTGCTCGTCGTCGCCGCCCGCGCGCTTCTACACGCTCGACGCCGCGGCCGCGACGGCCGCCACCGCGCAAAACGCGAGCGCCAATCCCGCGTTCCTGATCCAGGTGCCGTCCATCGGCGTGCCGGAGCAGGTCGCGAAGAATCAGCTGGTCGTCCAGAAGAACGCCGCGCAAGTCGACGTGCTCGAAGAAGAGCGCTGGGCGTCGCCGCCCGCCGACGAGATCCGCCGCGCGCTGTCGTCGGCGCTCACGCGGCGGCTCGACACGATCGACGTCGCCGACGCCGCGTATCCGGCGAACGTGCCCGTCTATCGGGTCAGCGTGAACATCCAGCGCTTCGAGTCGTGGCCCGGCAAGCACGCGGCGCTCGCCGCCGTCTGGAGCGTGCGCGCGCTGCCGAGCCAAGCGGTGATGACCTGCCGCACGGACGTCATCGAGCCAGTGCAGTCGGGCTACGACGCGCTCGTCGCTGGCCACCGGCAGGCGATCGGCGAGCTCGCCGACCGGATCGCGGCCGGCGTGCGCGCGATGGCGGCCGCGCGCGCGCCCGTCGCGGCGCGGGCCGCGACGAACGGTGCGGCGGCCAAGAAAGCCACGACTGCGACAAAGGATGCGGCGGCCAACGACGCGTCGTCGCTCGCGACGCCGGTCGTCCGCTGCCCGGCGAGCCCGTCCGCGGCGGACACGCAGCGCGTCGGCGACGCGCGGTGA
- a CDS encoding intermembrane transport protein PqiB, with translation MNRPQGPQHDPNAAPPSPPGGEPPVLPDPVITRRSGWLPSLVWLVPLVAALIGIGLVVKSVLQRGPEITISFKSAEGLEPGKTQVKYKDVEIGMVKTITLSKDLSHVLVDVQLKKEAEDFAVKGSRFWVVRPRVGATGVSGLSTLLSGAYIGVDAGRSDETEKSFTGLETPPAVTGDQKGTQYVLRGDSLGSIDIGSPIYYRRVPVGQVVGFSLDKDGTGVTFQVFVNAPYDQYVGLNSRWWQASGVDLRLDSSGFKLNTQSLATVILGGIAFQSPPNQSAGSPAPNNMTFRLGADEGDAMREPDGEPVQVVMNFNQSLRGLSIGAPIDFRGIVLGQVTNIGIDYDPKTKTFTMPVTMNVYPDRLGRKFREAAQGKGSAARRDVLSRLVQHGLRGQLRTGNLLTSQLYVALDFFPKAPPVKINLDREPVELPTVPNTLDELQLQVADIAKKLDKVPFDQIGANLNSALANADKLFKRLDTEVAPEARDTLSAAKQTFTTAEATLQQDSPLQSDVRGALKELTRTLQSLNALADYLERHPESLLKGKPGDQK, from the coding sequence ATGAATAGACCGCAAGGCCCGCAGCACGACCCGAACGCGGCCCCTCCGTCCCCACCCGGCGGCGAACCGCCGGTACTCCCCGATCCCGTGATCACGCGGCGCTCCGGCTGGCTGCCGTCGCTCGTGTGGCTCGTGCCGCTCGTCGCCGCGCTGATCGGCATCGGGCTCGTCGTCAAGTCGGTGCTCCAGCGCGGACCGGAGATCACGATCAGCTTCAAGAGCGCCGAGGGCCTCGAGCCCGGCAAGACGCAGGTCAAGTACAAGGACGTCGAGATCGGCATGGTCAAGACGATCACGCTGTCGAAGGACCTGTCGCACGTGCTCGTCGACGTGCAGTTGAAGAAGGAAGCCGAGGACTTCGCGGTGAAGGGCTCGCGCTTCTGGGTCGTGCGGCCGCGGGTCGGCGCGACCGGCGTGTCCGGCTTGAGCACGCTGCTGTCCGGCGCGTACATCGGCGTCGACGCGGGCCGCTCGGACGAGACCGAGAAATCGTTCACCGGGCTCGAGACGCCGCCCGCCGTCACGGGCGACCAGAAAGGCACCCAGTACGTGCTGCGCGGCGATTCGCTCGGCTCGATCGACATCGGCTCGCCGATCTACTACCGGCGCGTGCCGGTCGGCCAGGTCGTCGGCTTCTCGCTCGACAAGGACGGCACGGGCGTCACGTTCCAGGTGTTCGTCAACGCGCCGTACGATCAGTACGTCGGCCTCAACTCGCGCTGGTGGCAAGCGAGCGGCGTCGATCTGCGGCTCGATTCGAGCGGCTTCAAGCTGAACACGCAGTCGCTCGCGACCGTGATCCTCGGCGGCATCGCGTTCCAGTCGCCGCCGAACCAGTCGGCCGGCTCGCCCGCGCCGAACAACATGACGTTCCGGCTCGGCGCCGACGAAGGCGACGCGATGCGCGAGCCGGACGGCGAGCCGGTGCAGGTCGTGATGAACTTCAACCAGTCGCTGCGCGGGCTGTCCATCGGCGCGCCCATCGACTTCCGCGGCATCGTGCTCGGCCAAGTGACGAACATCGGCATCGACTACGACCCGAAGACGAAGACCTTCACGATGCCGGTGACGATGAACGTGTACCCCGACCGGCTCGGCCGGAAGTTCCGCGAGGCGGCGCAGGGCAAGGGCTCCGCGGCGCGACGCGACGTGCTGTCGCGGCTGGTCCAGCACGGGCTGCGCGGCCAGCTTCGCACGGGCAACCTGCTGACGAGCCAGCTCTACGTTGCGCTCGACTTCTTCCCGAAGGCGCCGCCCGTGAAGATCAACCTCGACCGCGAGCCGGTCGAGCTGCCGACCGTGCCGAACACGCTCGACGAACTGCAGCTGCAGGTCGCCGACATCGCAAAGAAGCTCGACAAGGTGCCGTTCGACCAGATCGGCGCGAACCTGAACAGCGCGCTCGCGAACGCGGACAAGCTGTTCAAGCGGCTCGACACCGAGGTCGCGCCCGAGGCGCGCGACACGCTGTCCGCAGCGAAGCAGACGTTCACGACTGCGGAGGCTACGCTGCAGCAGGATTCGCCGCTGCAATCGGACGTGCGCGGCGCGCTGAAGGAGCTGACGCGCACGCTGCAATCGTTGAACGCGCTCGCCGACTATCTCGAGCGGCATCCCGAATCGCTGCTGAAAGGCAAACCAGGAGATCAGAAATGA
- a CDS encoding paraquat-inducible protein A, translating into MSEIVTASRAGMASCHACGHVQKLTRPSPDSLGSLGSHEKPEHCARCGAALHLRTPDSIARTLALLLAAAILYIPANLLPIMRTASIVGSQEDTIMSGVVYFWTSGEWPLAVVVFVASILVPMLKLGVLTILVVTAQRRSAWRPHERTRLYRIVERIGRWSMLDIFVVTLTVALVHFRSLAVITAGPGALAFGSVVILTMLASMQFDPRLIWDNVENSGNPHE; encoded by the coding sequence ATGAGCGAAATCGTCACTGCGTCGCGCGCCGGCATGGCGAGCTGCCACGCGTGCGGCCACGTGCAGAAGCTCACGCGTCCGTCGCCGGACTCGCTCGGCTCGCTCGGCTCGCACGAGAAGCCCGAGCACTGCGCGCGCTGCGGCGCCGCGCTGCACCTGCGCACGCCGGACAGCATCGCGCGCACCTTGGCGCTCCTGCTCGCCGCCGCGATCCTGTACATCCCGGCGAACCTCCTGCCGATCATGCGAACGGCGTCGATCGTCGGCTCGCAGGAGGACACGATCATGAGCGGCGTCGTCTATTTCTGGACGTCGGGCGAATGGCCGCTCGCCGTCGTCGTGTTCGTCGCAAGCATTCTCGTGCCAATGCTGAAGCTCGGCGTGCTCACGATCCTCGTCGTCACCGCGCAACGCCGCTCCGCGTGGCGCCCGCACGAGCGCACCCGGCTGTACCGGATCGTCGAGCGGATCGGCCGCTGGTCGATGCTCGACATCTTCGTCGTCACGCTGACGGTCGCGCTCGTCCATTTCCGCTCGCTCGCGGTGATCACGGCGGGCCCCGGCGCGCTCGCGTTCGGCTCGGTCGTGATCCTGACGATGCTCGCGTCGATGCAGTTCGACCCGCGCCTCATCTGGGACAACGTAGAAAACTCAGGGAATCCTCATGAATAG